From a region of the Myxococcaceae bacterium JPH2 genome:
- a CDS encoding thioredoxin domain-containing protein, whose amino-acid sequence MAAHSPPGPTNRLAREPSPYLRQHATNPVDWYPWGDEALARARAENKPILLSVGYSACHWCHVMAHESFESPVIAQLMNDGFINIKVDREERPDLDQIYQGVVQLMGQGGGWPLTVFLTPDLRPFYGGTYFPPSDRYGRPGFPRLLQALRDAWENKPEDIESQARQFQAGLGELATYGLDAAPGTLTVADVVSLGQRMAEEVDPVNGGFGGAPKFPNPMNVALLLRSWRRGGGEALKAAVMRTLERMALGGIYDQLGGGFHRYSVDDRWLVPHFEKMLYDNAQLLHLYAEAQQVEPRPLWRKVVEETVEYVRREMTDAAGGFYATQDADSEGEEGRFFVWTPEQVKALLPPEQAALLSRHLGITPRGNFEHGTTVLEVVVSVTELARERGVSEDVIAQELSQARRTLFEAREQRVKPGRDDKILSGWNGLMIRGLALAARVFGRPEWARLAAGAADFVLRQMWDGTRLLRSFQDGQGRIDGFLEDYGDLASGLTALYQVTFDVKYLEAADALVRRAEALFWEASKQAYLAAPRGQKDLVVAAFSLFDNAFPSGASTLTEAQVALAALTGDKTHLERAGEYVGRMREALVRNPMGYGHLGLAADSLLDGAAGVTFAGTREAVAPLLDAANAVYAPTFAFGWKEAGAPVPALLREIFEGREPVGSTGSAYLCRGFACEPPRTSPPALTERLRS is encoded by the coding sequence TTGGCCGCCCACTCGCCCCCTGGCCCCACCAACCGCCTCGCGCGGGAGCCGTCGCCCTACCTGCGCCAGCACGCCACCAACCCGGTGGATTGGTATCCCTGGGGCGACGAAGCGCTGGCGCGGGCTCGCGCGGAGAACAAGCCCATCCTGCTCTCGGTGGGCTACTCGGCGTGCCACTGGTGCCACGTCATGGCCCACGAGTCGTTCGAGTCGCCGGTCATCGCGCAGTTGATGAATGACGGGTTCATCAACATCAAGGTCGACCGCGAGGAGCGCCCGGACCTGGATCAAATCTACCAAGGCGTGGTGCAGCTCATGGGGCAGGGCGGAGGCTGGCCGCTCACCGTCTTCCTCACGCCGGACCTGCGGCCCTTCTACGGCGGCACGTACTTCCCGCCGAGCGACCGCTACGGACGGCCGGGCTTCCCTCGCTTGCTCCAGGCGCTGCGCGACGCGTGGGAGAACAAGCCCGAGGACATCGAGAGTCAGGCGCGACAATTCCAAGCAGGGCTGGGCGAGCTGGCCACGTATGGATTGGACGCCGCGCCGGGCACGCTCACGGTGGCGGACGTGGTGTCGCTGGGGCAGCGCATGGCCGAGGAAGTGGACCCCGTGAACGGAGGCTTTGGCGGCGCGCCCAAGTTTCCCAACCCCATGAACGTGGCGCTGTTGCTGCGCTCGTGGCGTCGCGGCGGGGGAGAGGCGCTGAAGGCCGCGGTGATGCGCACGCTGGAGCGGATGGCGTTGGGCGGCATCTATGATCAGCTCGGCGGGGGCTTCCACCGGTACTCGGTGGACGACCGGTGGCTGGTGCCGCACTTCGAGAAGATGCTCTACGACAACGCGCAGCTCCTGCACCTGTACGCGGAAGCGCAGCAGGTGGAGCCTCGGCCGCTGTGGCGCAAGGTGGTGGAGGAGACGGTCGAGTACGTGCGGCGCGAGATGACGGACGCGGCCGGTGGCTTCTACGCGACGCAGGACGCGGACAGCGAAGGCGAGGAGGGCCGGTTCTTCGTCTGGACGCCGGAGCAGGTGAAGGCCCTGCTCCCGCCCGAGCAGGCCGCGCTGCTGTCTCGTCACCTGGGCATCACGCCGCGAGGCAACTTCGAGCACGGCACCACGGTGCTGGAGGTCGTGGTGTCCGTGACGGAGCTTGCACGCGAGCGGGGTGTCTCCGAGGACGTGATTGCTCAGGAGTTGAGCCAAGCGCGTCGGACGCTGTTCGAGGCGCGTGAGCAGCGCGTGAAGCCGGGGCGCGACGACAAGATTCTCTCGGGTTGGAATGGGTTGATGATCCGCGGGCTCGCCTTGGCGGCCCGGGTGTTCGGTCGGCCGGAGTGGGCCCGGTTGGCCGCGGGCGCCGCGGACTTCGTGCTGCGCCAGATGTGGGACGGCACGCGGTTGCTGCGCTCGTTCCAAGACGGACAGGGGCGCATCGACGGGTTCCTGGAGGACTATGGCGACCTCGCCTCCGGACTCACCGCGCTCTATCAAGTGACGTTCGACGTGAAGTACCTGGAGGCCGCGGACGCGCTGGTCCGTCGCGCCGAGGCTCTCTTCTGGGAGGCGTCCAAGCAGGCGTACCTCGCCGCGCCGCGCGGACAGAAGGACCTCGTGGTCGCGGCCTTCTCGCTCTTCGACAATGCCTTCCCCTCGGGCGCGTCCACGTTGACGGAGGCGCAGGTGGCGCTGGCCGCGCTCACCGGGGACAAGACTCACTTGGAGCGCGCGGGAGAGTACGTGGGCCGGATGCGCGAGGCGCTCGTGCGCAATCCCATGGGCTACGGACACCTGGGGCTCGCGGCGGACTCGCTCTTGGATGGCGCGGCGGGCGTCACCTTCGCGGGGACGCGCGAGGCGGTGGCGCCGCTGCTGGACGCGGCCAACGCTGTCTACGCGCCCACGTTTGCCTTCGGATGGAAGGAGGCGGGCGCGCCGGTGCCCGCGCTCCTTCGCGAGATCTTCGAGGGGCGCGAGCCCGTGGGAAGCACGGGTTCGGCCTACCTGTGCCGGGGCTTTGCCTGCGAGCCCCCGCGGACGTCACCGCCAGCGCTCACGGAGCGCCTGCGGTCCTGA
- a CDS encoding glycosyltransferase family 39 protein has product MKACLALLAVGLGARLALAVGTDVYFDEAYYWQWAQHLAWGYFDHPPLVAWLIAALGIRPAALLCGVATVAAVWGFARDVYGAPEPAWRAAALWSVVPVGVLSGVWATPDSPLLLFWVLGLWALWRERWVLAGLACGLALLSKYPAVLLGLAFLATAVRVRRLPAGAWLTAALALVCFLPVVLWNANHEWVGFAFQLHHGLGGNGGWDTFGEFLAGQLAMGGPVLFPLALIYVVRGPREQFLPRMATLVPLAFFGYAATGTRGEANWPAVAYLSACVGVAGIRPGWQRAAGATGAAIVLAVSSHLLVPLLEFERDVPLSRTHGWSVLSDLAHPEKLFPDIRPGAVVRVYAPTYQLASQVARYAGVVTDTEGPARRGSQYDLWPLPPVASAQEVLWCSEDGVPPPEELTARFRDIEGPVELRGDYRGRTVHTFTVWRLRSPLP; this is encoded by the coding sequence ATGAAGGCCTGCCTCGCCCTGCTCGCGGTGGGGCTGGGCGCGCGGCTGGCGCTCGCGGTGGGCACGGACGTCTACTTCGACGAGGCCTATTACTGGCAATGGGCGCAGCACCTCGCGTGGGGTTACTTCGACCATCCCCCGCTGGTGGCGTGGCTCATCGCCGCATTGGGCATCCGGCCCGCGGCGCTGCTGTGCGGCGTGGCGACGGTGGCCGCGGTGTGGGGCTTCGCGCGAGACGTGTATGGCGCCCCCGAGCCCGCATGGCGCGCCGCCGCGCTCTGGTCCGTGGTGCCCGTGGGCGTGCTCTCCGGGGTGTGGGCCACGCCGGACTCGCCGCTCCTGCTGTTCTGGGTGCTGGGCCTGTGGGCGCTGTGGCGCGAGCGCTGGGTGCTGGCGGGCCTGGCGTGTGGACTGGCGCTCTTGTCCAAGTATCCCGCCGTCCTGTTGGGACTGGCCTTCCTGGCGACCGCCGTGCGCGTGCGCAGGCTGCCCGCGGGCGCGTGGCTGACGGCGGCGCTGGCGCTGGTGTGCTTCCTGCCCGTGGTGCTCTGGAACGCGAACCATGAATGGGTGGGCTTCGCCTTCCAGCTCCACCATGGGCTCGGCGGCAACGGTGGCTGGGACACCTTCGGAGAGTTCCTCGCCGGGCAGCTCGCGATGGGCGGGCCGGTGCTCTTCCCGCTCGCGCTCATCTACGTGGTGCGCGGGCCGCGTGAGCAATTCCTCCCACGGATGGCGACGCTCGTCCCGCTTGCCTTCTTCGGCTACGCGGCGACGGGCACGCGCGGTGAGGCCAACTGGCCGGCCGTGGCATACCTCTCCGCCTGCGTGGGCGTCGCGGGCATTCGCCCCGGGTGGCAGCGCGCGGCGGGTGCAACAGGCGCGGCCATCGTGCTCGCGGTGAGTTCACACCTGCTCGTCCCCCTGCTGGAGTTCGAGCGGGACGTGCCGCTGTCTCGCACGCATGGCTGGAGCGTGCTGAGCGACCTGGCCCATCCGGAGAAGCTCTTCCCAGACATCCGTCCGGGCGCGGTCGTGCGCGTCTACGCCCCGACGTATCAGCTCGCGTCACAGGTGGCGCGCTACGCGGGCGTCGTCACGGACACCGAGGGCCCCGCGCGACGCGGCAGCCAATATGACTTGTGGCCGCTCCCTCCCGTGGCGTCGGCTCAGGAGGTGCTGTGGTGCTCCGAGGACGGCGTGCCCCCGCCCGAGGAACTGACGGCTCGCTTCCGCGACATCGAAGGGCCCGTGGAGCTGCGGGGCGACTACCGCGGAAGGACCGTGCACACGTTCACGGTGTGGCGGCTTCGCTCACCGCTCCCTTGA